In the genome of Limnobaculum zhutongyuii, one region contains:
- the ribD gene encoding bifunctional diaminohydroxyphosphoribosylaminopyrimidine deaminase/5-amino-6-(5-phosphoribosylamino)uracil reductase RibD has protein sequence MQNDAKYMSRALELAWQGRFTTTPNPNVGCVLVRDGEIVGEGYHHRAGEPHAEVHALSMAGEKARGATAYVTLEPCSHHGRTPPCADALINAGVKRVVAAMQDPNPEVAGRGLYRLQQAGIDVEHGVMMTEAEAVNRGFFKRMRTGFPYLQLKLAASLDGKTAMASGESQWITSVDSRRDVQQFRAQSSAILSTSATVLADNPSLNVRWEELDRQTHDIYPKSLLRQPIRVILDSQNRLTPDLKLFSLPGDIWLVRTHKGDEVWPDNVEQLIVPAYQGGIDLVVLMMQLGRRQINTVWTEAGPTIAGALLQAGVVDELVLYLAPKLLGDDAHGLCKLPGLSQLSQAPEFRIQHVQQVGEDLRLCLVPRS, from the coding sequence ATGCAGAATGACGCAAAATATATGTCACGAGCGCTTGAGCTGGCCTGGCAAGGGCGTTTTACCACCACGCCTAATCCTAACGTTGGCTGTGTGCTGGTGCGTGATGGAGAAATCGTTGGCGAGGGATACCATCACCGGGCAGGCGAACCGCATGCTGAAGTTCATGCGTTAAGCATGGCTGGAGAAAAAGCGCGGGGAGCAACGGCCTACGTTACGCTGGAGCCTTGCAGCCATCACGGACGTACCCCTCCTTGTGCAGATGCGCTGATTAATGCCGGGGTTAAGCGGGTGGTTGCTGCGATGCAGGACCCTAATCCTGAAGTGGCTGGTCGTGGCCTGTATCGCTTACAGCAGGCAGGAATTGACGTTGAACATGGTGTGATGATGACAGAAGCCGAAGCGGTTAATCGCGGTTTCTTTAAACGCATGCGCACCGGTTTTCCTTATCTTCAGCTTAAGCTGGCGGCTTCGCTGGATGGCAAAACGGCCATGGCTTCAGGTGAAAGTCAGTGGATCACCTCGGTAGATTCCCGTCGCGATGTTCAGCAGTTCAGAGCACAGAGTTCAGCTATATTAAGCACCAGCGCTACAGTGCTGGCCGATAACCCATCGTTAAATGTGCGTTGGGAAGAGCTGGACCGTCAAACTCACGATATTTACCCTAAAAGCTTATTGCGTCAGCCTATCAGAGTGATTCTGGACAGTCAGAATCGTTTAACGCCGGATCTCAAACTGTTTTCACTACCTGGTGATATCTGGTTAGTGCGTACCCACAAAGGCGATGAAGTCTGGCCTGATAACGTTGAACAGCTTATTGTTCCTGCTTATCAGGGAGGAATCGATCTGGTTGTGTTGATGATGCAACTGGGACGTCGTCAGATAAATACTGTCTGGACTGAAGCAGGGCCAACCATTGCCGGTGCTTTATTACAGGCGGGTGTAGTGGATGAGCTGGTATTATACCTGGCCCCTAAACTGCTGGGCGATGATGCCCATGGGTTATGTAAACTTCCCGGCCTCAGCCAACTGTCTCAGGCACCTGAATTTAGAATACAGCATGTGCAGCAGGTCGGTGAGGACTTACGTTTATGCCTTGTGCCTCGCAGTTAG
- the ispA gene encoding (2E,6E)-farnesyl diphosphate synthase: MSSFTQLQSEHRQRVDRALELYLSTLPFNQAPLVEAMRYGALLGGKRLRPFLVYATGEMLGLSTENMDAPAAAIECIHAYSLIHDDLPAMDDDDLRRGQPTCHIKFGEAHAILAGDALQTLAFSILSDASMPDVQTTSRLAMISELARASGAAGMCAGQALDLEAEKKKTNLEELERIHRHKTGALIRSAIRLAALAAGERGKAILPILDRYANAIGLAFQVQDDILDVVGATEKTGKRQGSDLQHEKSTYPALLGIEGAQAKALDLYREAMDALSELASQSYNTASLEALAGFVIERDN; the protein is encoded by the coding sequence ATGTCATCTTTTACTCAGCTTCAATCAGAACATCGCCAGCGTGTTGATCGGGCGCTGGAACTCTATCTTTCTACCTTACCGTTCAATCAGGCACCTTTAGTAGAAGCCATGCGATATGGCGCCCTGCTGGGGGGAAAGCGTCTGCGACCATTTTTGGTCTATGCAACCGGTGAAATGCTCGGTTTAAGTACTGAAAATATGGATGCTCCGGCAGCAGCCATTGAGTGTATTCATGCCTATTCACTGATTCATGACGACTTACCTGCGATGGATGATGACGATTTACGTCGTGGTCAGCCAACCTGCCATATTAAATTTGGTGAAGCACACGCCATTCTGGCGGGTGATGCGTTACAGACGCTGGCCTTCTCTATTCTGAGCGATGCATCAATGCCCGATGTGCAAACCACTTCCCGTCTGGCAATGATTAGTGAACTGGCCCGTGCCAGCGGTGCCGCCGGTATGTGTGCCGGACAGGCCCTGGATCTGGAAGCAGAAAAGAAAAAAACGAATCTAGAAGAACTGGAACGTATTCACCGCCATAAAACCGGCGCGTTGATTCGTTCCGCTATTCGCCTTGCCGCACTGGCTGCTGGTGAACGCGGTAAAGCTATCCTGCCAATTCTGGACCGCTATGCTAATGCCATTGGCTTAGCCTTTCAGGTACAGGACGACATTCTCGATGTAGTAGGTGCTACAGAGAAGACGGGTAAGCGTCAGGGGTCCGATTTACAACACGAAAAGAGCACCTACCCTGCCCTGCTTGGAATCGAAGGCGCACAGGCTAAAGCGCTGGATCTGTACCGGGAAGCGATGGATGCACTATCGGAATTAGCATCACAGTCTTATAATACGGCTTCGCTGGAAGCACTGGCCGGTTTTGTTATCGAGCGAGATAACTAA
- the ribH gene encoding 6,7-dimethyl-8-ribityllumazine synthase, producing MNVIEGIVAAPQARVAIAIARFNNFINDSLLEGAIDALKRIGQVSDSNITVVWVPGAYELPLAVRTLADTGRYDAVIALGTVIRGGTAHFEYVAGECSSGLSSVAMESQIPVSFGVLTTENIEQAIERAGTKAGNKGAEAAMTALEMINVIKAIKA from the coding sequence ATGAACGTTATCGAAGGTATTGTTGCAGCACCACAAGCCCGTGTTGCCATTGCTATTGCTCGTTTTAACAATTTTATTAACGATAGTCTGCTGGAAGGGGCTATTGATGCATTAAAACGTATTGGTCAGGTTTCTGATTCAAATATCACTGTTGTTTGGGTACCGGGTGCTTATGAATTGCCTTTAGCGGTTCGCACTCTGGCAGATACCGGTCGTTATGATGCGGTTATTGCGCTGGGTACTGTTATTCGCGGTGGTACTGCACACTTTGAGTATGTTGCTGGTGAATGTAGCTCTGGTTTATCCAGCGTTGCCATGGAGAGCCAAATTCCGGTTTCTTTCGGCGTACTGACAACAGAAAATATTGAACAGGCTATCGAACGTGCCGGGACCAAAGCCGGTAACAAAGGTGCCGAAGCGGCCATGACCGCACTGGAAATGATTAATGTAATTAAGGCAATCAAAGCGTAA
- the dxs gene encoding 1-deoxy-D-xylulose-5-phosphate synthase gives MSLDINRYPLLALVNSPDDLRLISKDNLPKLCDELREYLLNSVSRSSGHLASGLGTVELTVALHYVYNTPFDHIVWDVGHQAYPHKILTGRRDQMPTIRQKDGLHPFPWREESEYDVLSVGHSSTSISASLGLAIAAQREAKGRHVACVIGDGAITAGMAFEAMNHAGDVKPDMLVILNDNEMSISENVGALNNHLAQILSGKLYSTLRESGKMVLSGLPPIKELVKRTEEHLKGMVVPGTLFEEFGFNYIGPVDGHDVQALVQTLKNMRSLKGPQLLHIMTKKGKGYAPAEKDPIGWHGVPKFDPATGTQQKGGSAHPSYSSVFGDWLCETAANDKKLMAVTPAMREGSGMVRFSREYPDQYFDVAIAEQHAVTFAAGLAIGGYNPVVAIYSTFLQRAYDQVIHDVAIQKLPVMFAIDRGGIVGADGPTHQGAFDLSYLRCIPEMVVMTPSDENECRQMLYTGYHYQDGPVAVRYPRGNGIGVELEPLAILPMGKAKVRRNGEKVAILNFGTLLPDALQAAEQLNATVVDMRFVKPLDESLILELAESHDELITLEENAIMGGAGSGVNELLMAHRKAVPVLNLGLPDEFIAQGGQDEVRAGLGLDAEGIVAQYREWGNK, from the coding sequence ATGAGTCTTGATATAAATCGATATCCATTGTTGGCGTTAGTTAATAGCCCCGACGACCTGCGCCTGATATCAAAAGATAACCTACCGAAGCTCTGTGATGAGCTACGTGAATATCTGCTGAACAGCGTCAGTCGCTCCAGCGGTCATCTGGCTTCTGGCCTGGGTACCGTGGAACTGACCGTGGCGTTACACTACGTCTATAATACGCCATTCGACCATATCGTCTGGGATGTGGGCCATCAGGCTTATCCCCATAAGATCCTGACCGGTCGCCGCGATCAAATGCCCACTATTCGTCAAAAAGATGGGCTACACCCTTTTCCATGGCGCGAAGAGAGTGAATATGACGTGCTGTCAGTGGGCCACTCTTCCACATCCATCAGTGCCAGTCTGGGGTTAGCTATTGCTGCCCAGCGTGAAGCTAAAGGCCGTCACGTTGCCTGTGTTATTGGCGACGGTGCAATTACCGCCGGTATGGCGTTTGAAGCCATGAACCACGCCGGTGACGTTAAACCCGATATGCTGGTTATCCTGAACGACAATGAAATGTCGATTTCAGAAAACGTCGGCGCTCTGAATAATCATTTAGCTCAAATTCTCTCCGGTAAGCTTTACTCCACTCTGCGCGAAAGCGGAAAGATGGTGCTATCTGGCTTACCGCCAATCAAAGAACTGGTTAAACGCACCGAAGAGCACCTGAAAGGTATGGTGGTACCGGGTACGCTGTTTGAAGAGTTCGGTTTTAACTATATTGGCCCGGTTGACGGGCACGACGTACAGGCGCTGGTCCAAACCCTGAAAAATATGCGTAGCCTGAAAGGGCCTCAATTACTGCATATCATGACCAAAAAGGGTAAAGGCTACGCGCCAGCAGAGAAAGACCCTATTGGCTGGCATGGTGTGCCGAAGTTCGATCCGGCAACCGGTACTCAGCAAAAAGGCGGTAGCGCTCATCCAAGCTATTCCAGCGTATTTGGCGACTGGTTATGTGAAACAGCGGCTAATGACAAAAAACTAATGGCGGTTACGCCAGCCATGCGTGAAGGTTCAGGTATGGTGCGTTTTTCTCGCGAATATCCGGATCAGTATTTTGACGTTGCTATCGCTGAACAGCATGCGGTTACGTTTGCGGCCGGGCTGGCAATCGGTGGATATAACCCCGTTGTGGCGATTTACTCTACTTTCTTGCAGCGGGCATACGATCAGGTTATCCACGATGTGGCTATCCAGAAACTCCCGGTGATGTTTGCCATCGATCGCGGTGGCATTGTTGGAGCCGATGGCCCAACCCATCAGGGTGCTTTTGATCTCAGCTATTTACGCTGTATCCCTGAAATGGTGGTGATGACCCCAAGCGATGAAAACGAATGTCGCCAAATGCTGTATACCGGCTATCACTATCAGGACGGTCCGGTTGCGGTACGCTATCCACGAGGTAACGGTATTGGTGTTGAACTGGAACCGCTTGCCATATTACCGATGGGGAAAGCTAAAGTTCGTCGTAACGGTGAAAAAGTAGCAATTCTTAACTTTGGTACCTTGTTGCCAGACGCACTACAGGCTGCCGAGCAGTTAAATGCGACAGTTGTGGATATGCGTTTTGTTAAGCCGTTAGATGAATCATTGATTCTTGAGCTTGCCGAGTCCCACGATGAACTCATCACACTGGAAGAAAACGCCATTATGGGCGGTGCCGGTAGTGGTGTGAATGAACTGCTGATGGCGCATCGTAAAGCAGTTCCGGTATTGAATCTTGGCTTACCTGATGAGTTTATCGCTCAGGGTGGACAGGATGAGGTTCGGGCGGGGTTAGGGCTTGATGCCGAGGGGATTGTTGCGCAGTATCGGGAATGGGGTAATAAGTAG
- a CDS encoding DMT family transporter: protein MPFLIVTTVIWSFSFSLIGVYLAGQVDPWFSILMRVGLATLLFVPFMRFSGTSVKACIAFMAAGACQLGIMYLFYYQSFLYLTVPEVLLFGITMPIYVTLIYDLLKGQSLRWGYLFSALLAVLGAGVINFSHPRENFWFGMLIIQTANFFFALGQVGYKRAMELYPMPSRQSSALFYLGALCVAIVAWLLLGNVEQLPTTSVQWGILVWLGLGASGIGYFMWNYGAGKVDAGTLAIMNNAMIPVGLMVNFLIWQEQPEWGKTLAGGAIMLLSLWIHKRWVVIEDKMVKA from the coding sequence ATGCCGTTTTTAATTGTTACTACTGTTATCTGGTCGTTCTCATTTAGCCTGATTGGCGTTTATCTGGCGGGGCAGGTTGATCCCTGGTTCTCTATTCTGATGCGGGTTGGTTTAGCTACACTCTTGTTTGTACCGTTCATGCGTTTTAGTGGCACAAGTGTTAAAGCCTGTATCGCTTTTATGGCAGCAGGAGCATGTCAGCTGGGAATTATGTATCTGTTTTACTATCAGTCATTTCTCTATTTAACCGTGCCGGAAGTGTTGTTGTTTGGCATTACTATGCCAATTTACGTCACACTGATTTACGATTTGCTGAAGGGGCAATCTCTGCGTTGGGGTTACCTGTTTAGCGCTTTGTTAGCGGTGCTGGGTGCTGGCGTAATTAACTTCAGTCATCCAAGAGAGAATTTCTGGTTTGGTATGTTAATCATCCAAACTGCTAACTTTTTCTTTGCGTTAGGGCAAGTTGGCTATAAGCGTGCAATGGAGCTTTATCCAATGCCTTCACGACAGAGTAGCGCATTGTTTTATTTAGGGGCGTTATGTGTGGCCATTGTGGCATGGCTATTGTTGGGGAATGTCGAACAATTACCAACCACTTCCGTGCAGTGGGGAATATTGGTCTGGTTGGGGTTGGGTGCTTCTGGCATAGGATACTTTATGTGGAATTATGGTGCCGGAAAAGTGGATGCCGGTACGCTGGCAATCATGAATAATGCCATGATACCCGTTGGCTTGATGGTGAATTTTCTTATCTGGCAGGAACAGCCTGAATGGGGAAAAACCCTGGCGGGAGGGGCCATTATGTTGCTGTCATTATGGATCCATAAGCGCTGGGTCGTTATTGAAGATAAAATGGTGAAAGCCTGA
- the bioA gene encoding adenosylmethionine--8-amino-7-oxononanoate transaminase, with translation MFSDIQFDQRHIWHPYTSMIQPLPCYPVSSAQGASLFLQNGSELVDGMSSWWAAIHGYNHPILNQAVSQQLVKMAHVMFGGITHQPAIELCRRLIEITEPELETVFLADSGSVAVEVAMKMALQYWQSKGEQRHQFLALRHGYHGDTFGAMSVCDPHNSMHSLYQGFLPQNLFADRLDIPFSGEWQEGAMDSFSRLMEQHQQDIAAVILEPIVQGAGGMRFYHPEYLKRIRQLCDQYQILMITDEIATGFGRTGKLFACQHAGISPDIQCVGKALTGGYMTLSAVMTTRNVAEVISQGEAGCFMHGPTFMANPLACAVACASLDLLAENHWQSQVSQIADVLEQGLRPLEDSPYVQQVRVLGAIGVVEVTKPIDMASLQKFFVAQGVWIRPFGKLIYLMPPYIIQPEQLSLLIEAIRHAVSRPDILFG, from the coding sequence ATGTTTTCAGATATCCAATTTGACCAGCGCCATATCTGGCACCCCTATACTTCGATGATTCAGCCATTGCCTTGTTATCCGGTAAGTTCTGCTCAGGGAGCTTCACTCTTTTTGCAGAATGGCTCTGAGTTAGTTGATGGGATGTCATCCTGGTGGGCCGCTATTCATGGTTATAACCACCCCATATTGAATCAGGCAGTCAGCCAACAGTTAGTCAAAATGGCACATGTGATGTTTGGTGGTATTACTCATCAGCCCGCTATTGAATTGTGTCGTCGCCTGATTGAAATCACTGAACCTGAACTGGAAACGGTTTTTCTGGCAGATTCCGGCTCGGTTGCCGTTGAAGTTGCAATGAAAATGGCACTGCAATACTGGCAGAGCAAGGGAGAACAGCGACATCAGTTTCTGGCTTTGCGTCACGGTTATCATGGCGACACTTTTGGGGCTATGTCGGTGTGCGATCCACACAACTCGATGCATAGCCTGTATCAGGGTTTTTTACCGCAAAATTTGTTTGCCGATAGGTTGGATATTCCGTTTTCTGGCGAATGGCAGGAAGGGGCGATGGACTCTTTTTCCCGTTTGATGGAACAGCACCAACAAGATATTGCCGCCGTTATTCTGGAACCTATAGTGCAGGGCGCTGGAGGAATGCGTTTTTATCATCCTGAATATCTCAAACGTATACGCCAGCTCTGCGATCAATATCAGATTCTGATGATTACTGATGAAATTGCGACAGGCTTTGGTCGTACCGGCAAGCTGTTTGCCTGTCAACATGCCGGTATTTCGCCGGATATTCAGTGTGTAGGCAAGGCGCTAACCGGAGGCTATATGACGCTCTCTGCGGTGATGACAACGCGTAATGTGGCTGAAGTCATCAGTCAGGGAGAGGCTGGATGTTTTATGCACGGTCCTACGTTTATGGCTAACCCTCTGGCCTGTGCGGTTGCCTGCGCCAGTTTAGATCTGCTGGCTGAAAATCACTGGCAGTCTCAGGTGTCCCAAATTGCTGATGTGCTGGAACAAGGATTACGCCCACTGGAAGATTCCCCTTATGTACAGCAGGTGAGAGTACTGGGAGCGATTGGTGTGGTTGAAGTGACTAAACCGATTGATATGGCCAGCCTGCAAAAATTCTTTGTGGCTCAGGGTGTATGGATTCGGCCATTTGGCAAACTGATCTACTTAATGCCTCCCTATATTATTCAGCCTGAACAGCTATCGTTGCTCATCGAGGCTATCCGTCACGCGGTATCCCGGCCTGACATTCTTTTTGGTTAA
- the xseB gene encoding exodeoxyribonuclease VII small subunit, with translation MPKKTPQPASFETALGELEQIVNRLENGDLPLEEALNEFERGIQLARQGQQQLQQAEQRVQILLNSDPEAPLSPFNQDEA, from the coding sequence ATGCCGAAAAAAACGCCTCAGCCAGCCAGTTTTGAAACTGCATTAGGTGAGCTGGAACAAATTGTGAATCGTCTTGAAAATGGCGACCTCCCACTGGAAGAAGCATTAAACGAGTTTGAGCGCGGTATTCAGCTGGCGCGTCAGGGTCAACAGCAATTACAACAGGCTGAACAACGGGTTCAGATCCTGTTAAACAGCGATCCTGAAGCCCCGTTGTCTCCTTTTAATCAGGATGAAGCCTGA
- the nrdR gene encoding transcriptional regulator NrdR, which produces MHCPFCAAVDTKVIDSRLVGDGSQVRRRRQCLVCHERFTTFEVAELVMPRVIKSNEIREPFDEEKLRRGMLKALEKRPVNSDDIEMAISHIKSQLRATGEREVLASLVGNLVMDALKKLDKVAYIRFASVYRSFEDIREFGEEIAKLQD; this is translated from the coding sequence ATGCATTGCCCTTTTTGTGCCGCCGTTGATACCAAAGTCATTGATTCGCGTCTGGTCGGCGATGGCTCTCAGGTACGCCGCCGCCGCCAATGTTTAGTTTGCCATGAGCGCTTTACTACGTTTGAAGTGGCAGAACTGGTAATGCCACGAGTGATTAAAAGCAATGAAATTCGCGAGCCCTTTGACGAAGAGAAATTACGTCGGGGTATGTTAAAGGCGTTGGAGAAACGGCCGGTTAATTCCGATGATATTGAGATGGCCATCAGCCATATTAAGTCTCAATTACGTGCTACTGGCGAACGCGAGGTTCTGGCATCCCTGGTGGGCAACCTGGTGATGGATGCTTTGAAAAAATTAGATAAGGTTGCCTATATTCGTTTTGCTTCGGTTTACCGTAGTTTTGAAGATATTCGAGAATTTGGTGAAGAGATCGCCAAACTACAGGACTGA
- the nusB gene encoding transcription antitermination factor NusB, with protein sequence MKPAARRRARECAVQALYSWQLSKNDIADVELQFLTEQDVKDVDLTYFRELFSGAATHAGELDKLMAPYLSRTLDELGQIERAILRVAVYELSKREDIPYKVVINEAIELAKIFGADDSHKFVNGVLDKVVPRLRVRNAKQ encoded by the coding sequence GTGAAACCTGCAGCTCGTCGCCGCGCCCGCGAGTGCGCCGTTCAGGCGTTATACTCCTGGCAATTATCCAAAAATGATATTGCCGATGTTGAATTACAATTTCTGACGGAACAGGATGTTAAAGATGTTGATTTAACTTACTTCCGTGAGCTGTTTTCTGGCGCGGCCACCCATGCGGGTGAACTGGATAAATTGATGGCACCTTATCTGTCCCGTACTCTGGATGAGCTGGGCCAAATTGAGAGAGCCATTTTACGCGTTGCCGTTTACGAACTGAGCAAGCGTGAAGATATCCCTTATAAAGTCGTTATCAATGAGGCTATTGAGTTAGCCAAAATCTTTGGTGCTGATGACAGCCATAAATTTGTTAATGGCGTACTGGATAAAGTGGTTCCTCGTTTGCGCGTACGTAACGCCAAGCAATGA
- the thiL gene encoding thiamine-phosphate kinase, whose protein sequence is MSCSEFDVIARYFNRQSTIRKDVLLGIGDDCALLIPSQKQYLAISTDTLVSGIHFLPDIDPADLGYKCLAVNLSDLAAMGADPAWVSLALTLPEVDELWLASFSESLFGLLDYYGMQLIGGDTTKGPLSLTLTINGWVPIDKQLTRSGAKAGHWIYVTGWPGDSAAGLAILQGKLEVKNQEQRNYLVKRHLRPQPRILMGQGMRQLATAAIDISDGLLPDLGHILKASGCGARIHLDRLVFSSALTDNCSREQAIRWALTGGEDYELCFTVPEDNRGALDTALSGLGIPYHCIGQITANGGLQLLDGNRTVEFEGSGYDHFRE, encoded by the coding sequence ATGTCGTGCAGTGAATTTGACGTTATTGCCCGCTATTTCAATCGGCAAAGTACCATTCGTAAAGACGTGTTGTTGGGGATTGGTGATGATTGTGCCTTACTTATCCCTTCACAAAAACAGTATCTGGCTATTAGTACCGACACACTGGTGTCCGGCATCCATTTTCTTCCTGATATCGATCCTGCTGATTTAGGCTACAAGTGTCTGGCGGTTAACTTAAGCGATCTGGCAGCGATGGGAGCCGATCCTGCCTGGGTTTCTCTGGCATTAACCTTGCCTGAAGTCGATGAACTCTGGTTAGCCAGCTTTAGCGAAAGCCTGTTTGGATTGCTGGACTACTACGGAATGCAGCTAATAGGTGGTGATACCACTAAAGGTCCACTCAGCCTGACGTTAACCATTAACGGTTGGGTACCAATAGATAAGCAACTAACCCGCAGTGGCGCTAAGGCCGGACACTGGATCTACGTGACCGGCTGGCCCGGTGATAGCGCAGCCGGCCTGGCTATTTTGCAGGGTAAGCTGGAAGTCAAAAATCAGGAACAGCGAAACTATCTGGTAAAACGTCATCTCCGCCCCCAGCCGCGTATCTTAATGGGGCAGGGCATGCGTCAGTTAGCCACGGCAGCTATTGATATATCTGACGGTCTGTTACCGGATTTAGGTCATATTCTGAAAGCCAGCGGTTGTGGAGCCAGAATCCATCTCGATCGATTAGTCTTTTCATCAGCACTGACGGACAACTGCAGCCGCGAACAGGCGATTCGCTGGGCACTGACCGGAGGTGAAGACTACGAACTATGCTTTACCGTACCAGAAGATAACCGTGGTGCTCTGGATACTGCACTTTCTGGTTTAGGTATTCCTTATCACTGTATTGGGCAGATTACTGCCAATGGTGGATTGCAGTTGTTGGATGGGAATCGGACGGTGGAGTTTGAGGGGAGTGGGTATGATCACTTTCGTGAGTAA